CAAACTCTGTCTGCTTTTGCCATGCCTTTTTAATCGGCACAAGTGCTTTGCCCGCTAAGAAATAACCCGATACAACAGCTAGAACGACTCCGATACAAATTCCGATGATAATAATTAACAGGAGTCTTTTTAGTAACTCATTTTCTGAGTCTACATTTCGAATAAATTGAACGGTAATTTTACCTAACTCAGGATGAACAACTTCGAATGCAACATATCGAAAAGAAAATTGCTCCACATTCACATCCTCTAGACTATTTAATGTTTTCGGTCGAATTGCCTCTTCATTATCTAGAAAAAGGTCAGAATCACGGTTTTGTTCCGCGATTAATTGTTTATTTTCATCCCAAATTAAGGTCATGATTCTTGGGTCTCTTCGGACAAATCTTGCTTTCACCCCAGGCTCATCTTCTTTTTTCTCACCTTTTAATGGGCCTATACCAGGTCTCGGCTGATTCTCAAAGTGTTTAAGTGATTCTTCTAGTGACTCATTAACATCCTTATATAATCTGTTCTCCGTATAAAAATAAATAATAGCACCAAGCACGCTAATTAGGATAATAAAGACGATTGAATTAATAAATGTTAATCGGATAAGTGTTTGCCGAAACATTTGCTCCCCCTACTCTTCGTTAAGCATATAACCTACTCCACGAATCGTTTTAATATCAGAATGGTAACCCGATGGTTCTAGTTTTTTTCGAAGGTGATGCATGAAAACCTCAACAATGGCAATGGTTGTATCTGAATCAAAGCCCCATACGCGATCATAGATTTGTTCCTTGGTTAAAATAGCCCCTTTGTTTTGAATGAGGTATTCTAGTAGTTCATATTGTTTGGCTGTAAGTTTGATTTGTTCACCATTTGCCACAATGTCTCTTTCTTTTCCTAATAGTTCTATTCCACGATATTGTATGGTCTGATTAGTAGTTAAGCTGCCACTTCTTCGTAATAATGCTCGGATCCTTGCTTTTAACTCCGCTGCTTGGAATGGCTTCACTAAGTAATCATCTCCGCCGCTATCCAACCCCTTCACACGGTCTTCCAGGGAATCTCTAGCTGTCAGAAACAGGACTGGTATTTTTAATCCTTCTTTACGAATCGTCTGAAGGACTTCAAATCCATCTATTTCGGGGATCATTACGTCTAAAACAATAGCATCATGGATGTTTTGCATGGCCAAAAACAATGCATCTTCTCCATTCGTTGCTTGATCAACCTCAAATTCGTCTGATAATAATTCAACAATTGATTCCAACAACGAAAGATTATCTTCGACAACTAGTAAACGCATCTCTATCTCTCCTAGTAAAAAGGTCTATTTTGATGTTACAAAAAAGTATAATATCCGACTTCGAGAATTGTCCAGCTCCAGCGCCTAGCCCCTCGGGTCAAATAACCTTCGGCAATAAAAGTCAAAAGGCGGACTTTTCTTCCCGAAGAATATTTGCCTGTCGGGGCTGACCAAGGCGCTTACGCTTTTCTAATTATAGAGGAAACAAAGCGGCCGCAATAGATGCGATCCGCTTTGTTTCACTATTCATATCTCAGTGCTTGAATCGGATTCAACTTAGAAGCTTTATTAGCAGGGAATACTCCAAAAATCACACCTACTGCTAACGAGAATAAAAACGATAATATCATTACTGAAGAAGTAAACGATACGGTCAAGCTTAATAGAGAGGATAATAATTTTCCTATGCCTACTCCTGCTAAAATCCCAATAACCCCACCTACTCCACTTAAGACAACCGCTTCAATAAGGAATTGTAAAAGGACATCTCTCCTTTTTGCCCCTATTGCTTTACGAATACCAATTTCTTTGGTTCGTTCTGAAACAGATACAAGCATTATATTCATAATTCCAATTCCACCGACAAGTAGAGAAATACTAGCAATCCCTCCAAGCATCATAGTCATCGTATCTGTAACAGAACTCATCGTATCCATTAAATCCTGTTGGTTTGTTACACTATAGGAATCACTTTTATTAGGAAATATAGAAGCCATTTTCCTTTCTACTTCGTTCATGACATAGTCCATTTGGTCTTCACTTTTTCCTTGAAGATATACTTGATTAATCGTTGTACTCTTGACCAACCGCTGTCCCGTACTAATTGGAACGATAACCACATTATCACCGCTTTGCCCAAGTGAACTGCCTTTTGATACGAGGACACCTACTACTTTAAAGGATGTTCCCTCAATTTGAATGTATTGACCAATAGGGTTTTCCGCACCAAAAAAGGTTGATGCCGTATCTGCACCGATTACTGCAATTTTTTGTCTATATTCAATATCTAAATCTGTAATGAAACGCCCTGCACTCACTTTAGTGTCACGCACAATGGAATAAGCAGCATTGGTTCCTGTTAGTGTCACTTGTGAAGAGGTTTTATCTTTTTTAACATTTACCCGTCCAGAAACAACAGGAGAAATAGCCTTCACACCATTTAGTTTACCAAGCCCATCGATTTTATCTTCTGATAATGCTAAATCTGTGCCAAAGGTATTAATCGTTAAGAGGTTCGTTCCAAGCTGATTAATCTGACTCGTCACATTTTTGGCCGATCCTTGTGCGATTGAAACAAGGATGATGACAGAGGACACTCCAATAATCATTCCCAGCATCGTTAAAGCAGACCTAAGCTTATTCCCTCTAATACTGCGGAGTGCCATTTTAATAGATTGAAAGATTCCCAACAAGGTCACCCCCGTTTTCTTGAAGCTGGCCATCTTGAATACTGACCATTCTCTTCGCTTGCTTTGCAATGGCTAAATCATGCGTTATTAAAATAATGGTATGCCCTGTTTCATTAAGCTCTTGCATAATGAGTAGAATTTCTTTACTAGTTTTACTGTCAAGTGCACCTGTTGGTTCATCCGCAAGAAGGATGGATGGATTTCCTACAAGTGCTCTAGCAATCGCCACCCGTTGCTGCTGTCCCCCTGAAAGCTGGGTTGGCAAATGGCCTGCCCTCTCCTTTAAACCTACTTTTTCAAGGCTTTCTAAAGCTCTCTCCCGTCGTTCTTTGGTGGGAACCCCGCTATATAACAATGGCAATTCTACATTTTCAAGTGCTGTTAACTTAGTTAAGAGATTAAAATTTTGAAAGATAAATCCTATTTTTTTATTTCTAATCGTCGCCAATTGATTGTCATTCATCTTGCTGATGTCTCTACCATCCAATAAATAGGTTCCCGACTGCGGTCTGTCGAGGCAGCCTAACATGTTCATTAGAGTGGATTTACCGGAACCAGATGGGCCAATGATGGCTAAGAATTCTCCTTGCTCAATATCAATTGAAACTTTATTTAGAGCATGGACTGTCTCTCCTCCAAGTTGGTAGGTCTTCATTAAACCTTTAATTTGAATAATTGGTTTGGCCATCACTAGTTACCGGTCCTTCCACTAAATTGTCCTTGACGACCACCACTGCGGTTAAAACCGCCCATTCCACCCATATTTCCTCCGCCAAATCCTCCACCTTGCATGAAGCCTCTTGTATTGTTTGAAGAGGTACCAGTGGCAAGCTGTGGTAATTGAACAACTTGTCCCTCTTTTAAACCTTCGGTAATTTCGACATAATCTTCATTAGCTAATCCCGTTTTTACCATTTGTTGTTCTGTTCCGCCATTAGATTGTGAATTGTCCGAGGCTGATGTTAGTAGGACATATTTTTCATTATTACTGCTGTGAATGGCATCGAGCGGCACATATAATGTATCCTTCTTGCTTGCTGTTAATATACTAGCCTCTGTACTCATACCAACTTTAAGATTAACAGGTTTATCAATATGAATCGTTACATCAAAAGTAGACACACCGTTGGAAGAAGTACCTTCTTCAGCTATATTCGTCACCTTACCTGTGTAACTTTGATCTGGGAAGGCATTTATTTTGATATTTACAGTTTGATCTTTTTTTATCTGTGGAATATCAAGCTCATCTATTTGTACCACTGTCTCCAAGTCTTTATAGTTCGTAACATGTGCAACAACTTGTCCACTTGTTACCCGCTCACCAGCTGAAACAGCAATAGTAGTGACGATTCCCGCAGCTGTCGCAGTGATTGGATCACTTCCATCCGTAAAAGAAATTAGCTCATCCCCTTCTTTAACCTCTTCACCTACAGAAACCAACACTTCATCAATTTCATTGTTATTGTCTTTTGCTTTAATATCTTCACTCGTTACTGGCTGAACTGTTCCTGATCCACTGATTTTAACTTCTAGCGTTCCTTTTTGAACAATTGCTGTCCTTACCTGTGCTGATGCTGTTTGGCTCTTTGTTTTTGTTGAAAAATATTGATAGCCGACAAAGCCAACTATAAGTATGCCTATCGTTAGTAACACCCATTTTTTCATTTGTTTTCTACTCCTTTTTATACCTGGGCTCTTAACCAGGAAGCTGAAAGTTTTCATAAAGTATTATTGCTTTCAAACCTTAATTTTTCCTTAAGGGAAAATATTGACTGAAATTTTTCTTTGTTTTATAGTTAAACAAGTGAATAGTTAAATGGTTGAACTACTTTTTCCAAAAGGGGAGGTGTAGGAATGGATAATAAAACCGTACAGGAATTGATTGACCGCTATGTGACGTTATCCTTTCAGGTACACAAAAAAGCCGAGTCATTAATTAAGGGACAAATAGGCAATGAATTGACAAATGACCAGCACTACATATTACGATATATCAACCAATCTAAGGAATGTACCTCTTCTGAATTAGCTGATGCATTTGAAGTGAATAAAAGTGCCATAACAGCAATTATTAACCGAATGGTAGAAAGAGGACTGATTCAGCGAACACGCGATGAAAACGACCGAAGGGTTGTTTATTTAACGTTGACTGTTGCAGGTGAATCCTTATTTCAGGATTGCCAAGAAAAAGTACGCTTACTAGTCGAATCGATCATTACCCAATTTGATGAAACAGAAATTGTTAACTTTGTGAATACTTATGAAAAGTTAGCTGCAATTTTAACTAACAAGAAAAAGGAAGAACTGGGGGAATAATCCTTGAACGCGATTATTAAAGGAAAATGGTTCATTCTAGTCGCTTGGATAGCTGTGATTGCTACTCTTTTTACGGTGGCACCAAATATGGAAGGCCTTGTACGTGAGAAAGGACAAATTTCTGTTCCCGAAGGCTACTCATCAACCATAGCAGAGAAAATCCTTAGAGATGTTCAATCTAGTGAAAATAAAGGAAGGGATCTGCAGACTGCACTTGTTTTCCACAGTGAAAAGAAATTAACGAAGAAAGATTTTCTCAATGCAGAAAAAGCCGTTAATATCCTGGAAAAAAACAAAGAGGAGCTCGGAATCACTGAAATCCTTTCCCATTTTAAACAAGAGCAATTAAAAGACCAGCTTGTGTCTAAAGATGGAAAAACCATCTTAGTTTCCGTAAAGGTAACAGCTAATAATCGAGATGCAAAAGAAATATCAAAAGATTTGTATGATGCCATCGAGCAAATTAAATTGGAACATTATTATACCGGAAACTGGGTGATAAGTGAGGACCTTGTGACCAATTCACAGGAAGGCTTGAAAAAAACAGAAGGAATTACAGTTGGATTTATTCTGATCGTGCTTTTGTTAGTATTTAGATCGGTCATTGCGCCCATTATTCCTTTAGTAACTGTAGGATTCAGCTATCTTACAGCCCAATCCATTGTTGCTCTGTTGGTGGATAAGGTTGATTTTCCTTTATCCACGTTTACTCAGATTTTCTTAGTAGCCGTACTATTCGGAATAGGAACGGATTATTGTATCTTGCTCCTTAGCCGCTTTAAAGAGGAAATGGCAGAAGGAAAAGATGTGAAGGAAGCGATTATTACTACTTATCGCACAGCGGGTAAAACCGTTTTCTTTAGTGGAATTGCAGTAATGATTGGTTTTGCTTCTATTGGGCTTTCCACCTTCCAGCTTTATAAATCAGCTGCTGCAGTAGCTGTCGGAGTCGCCATTTTGTTAATTGCGCTTGTTACCGTCGTTCCTTTCTTCATGGCTGTATTAGGCAAAAAACTTTTTTGGCCATCGAAAGGAAAGCTGGAGCATGGGGAAAGCAAATTCTGGGGCGTGATGGGTAAATTTGCACTGGCAAGACCTCTAATTGCTTTTATTCTTGTCGCCCTTATTTCTGTTCCGTTCTTATTTACTTATGATGACCAATTGTCGTTTAACTCGCTGGAAGAAATCAGCGATGATTATCCTTCAATAAAAGGGTTTAATATCATTGCCGATTCATTTGGTCCTGGAGAATCGATGCCAACTCAAATTGTTATTAAAAACGATGATCAAATGAATACGACGGAATATATAGCCATTACTGAAAAAATCAGTCAAGAATTAAAGAAAGTCAATGACGTAAACACCGTTCGTTCTGTTACTCGTCCAACTGGTTCACCTATTGATGACTTTTACATTTCTAAACAAGTTGTTAGCCTGGAAGACGGGCTTGGCCAAAGTAATGAGGGAATTAAAAAAATCAGTAACGGCCTAGAAGAAGCTGTAAGCCAAATGAGTTCGAACCAACCAAAAATGAAGGAAGCAACTGATGGGCTTAACACATTGATTAAGGGTACCAATGATCTAAAAACAGGAGTAGGAACTATTAAAGAAAAGCTCACTGTCATGCAAAAAGGCTTAAGTGACGGTTCATTAAAGGTTAGCGAGGCACGTGATGGGTTAAGCAAAATCAAAGCAGGTGCGGAAAGTGTATTGGATGGAGGCCAACAACTTCTACAAGGGTACAAAGATACTAATACTGGGCTTGTTGCCTTAAAAGAAAATTACAATACAATTGCCGTAAATGTTGAAGATTTACACCAAAACCTACTTGTGATGGATCAATATTTTAGTGGTCTTGAACAAGAATATCCAACCATTAACCAAAATCAAAACTATCAATCTATTAAAGAGGCTATAAAAGGGAATTCTAATTCACCAGGGGCACAAAGAATCACAGAACAATTATCAGGAAATATAAAGTATCTAAATTCTCAGTTAGGTACAGCCCAAGAGGGAATTAACAAAGTTAATTTTCAATTCGAAAAACTATTGGCCGGTCAAGAAGAGCTCATAAAAGGTTTAGAGGTGTTTGTCAATCGAATTGGTGAACTTGAAACTGGCCTATCGGAAGCTGCAAATGGTTCAGGTAGAATCATAAATGAAGGCCTCTCTCCTGTCTCCAAGGGCTTAGATGCTTTAAAAAATGGGCAGGAACAGTTTTTAACTGGTTTTCAAGATATAAATAGTCAAATTTCTGATCTTTCAGATGGCCTATCTCAAGGAGCAGATGGACTAAACCAAGTATATAATGGGCTAAATTCCGCACAGAATTACCTTTCAGATGTATCGAAGCAAAAACAAAACGGCTTTTACATTCCACAGGATGTTCTAAACAGTAAGGACTTTGAACAAGCGCTCGATGCCTACATGTCAAACGATCGAAAAGTGATGACTATTGATGTGGTCTTTAACAAAAACCCTTACTCCAATGAGGCGATTGACCGCATTCCTGAAATAAAGCAGGCAGTCAAACGGGCGGTAAAGGAGACAAAGCTGGAGAATGCAAAAGTAGCTGTCGGTGGTGTATCCAGTATGCACCATGATCTTGACACCATTTCAGAGGCTGATTATTCTCGAACAGTTGTCTTAATGTTAGTGGGGATTAGTATTATTTTGATTATTTTACTTCGCTCACTCATTATGCCACTCTATTTAATTGGTTCATTAGTGTTAACCTACTTTACTTCTATGGCCATTTCAGAAACCATTTTTGTCAATTGGTTAGGCTATACAGGAATCAGTTGGGCAGTTCCGTTCTTTGCGTTTGTCATTCTAGTCGCGTTAGGTATCGACTATAGTATTTTCTTAATGGATCGTTTTAACGAATATCGTGATATGCCAGTTCAACAAGCTATTCTTCTATCAATGAAAAAAATGGGCACTGTAATCATTTCAGCAGCCATTATCTTAGGTGGTACCTTTGCAGCCATGATGCCATCAGGAGTACTATCATTACTCGAAATAGCTACTATTCTATTAATCGGTTTGGCTTTATATTCACTTGTGGTGTTACCACTATTTGTTCCCGTAATGGTACGAACCTTTGGTGAAGCAAACTGGTGGCCATTTGTAAAAAAATAAGTCATTTAATACACCCCAACCTTTAACGGTCGGGGTGTATTTTTTAATCCGTTAACGCACTAATATATTAGAATAATTAAACAATTAAAAAAATTCTTTTAATTGTATAATATCCTGTTATATAATTAAAAAGTAATCTATCAAAGGGGGAAATATATGGAACAGTTTGTTAATTGGCTCAGTGGGATTATTTGGAGCCCAGCACTTATTTATTTATGCTTAGGTGTCGGATTATTTTACTCTTTTGCAACAAGATTTCTGCAAGTAAGACATATGAAGGACATTATTCCCTTAATGTTTAAAGGTGGGAAGTCAGAAGCTGGTATTTCATCTTTCCAAGCATTAACCCTTGCCTTATCAGGCCGTGTTGGTACTGGTAACATTGCTGGTGTAGCAACTGCCATTGCCTTCGGAGGTCCTGGTGCCGTATTTTGGATGTGGGCGATTGCTTTCTTAGGTGCAGGTTCAGCATTTGTTGAAGCCGCACTAGGTCAGGTTTATAAAGTAAAACATAACGGTCAATTCCGTGGAGGTACTGCCTTTTACATAGAAAAAGGACTAAAAATGAAATGGTACGCGGTACTCTTTGCTATTGTGACAGTTATTGCCACTGGAGTACTTTTACCTGGTGTTCAGGCAAATAGTATTGCCGCTAGTGTTGATAATGCTTTTGGGATTAGTCCTGCAATTACTGGTGGAGTTATTGTTGTTTTCCTAGCAACTATCATTTTTGGCGGTGTTAAACGTATCGCACGAGTTGCTGAACTTGTTGTTCCTTTCATGGCTTTAGGTTATATTCTTGTTGCCCTTATCATTGTAGCTATGAATATTTCTGAACTACCTGGTGTGTTAAGACTTATCTTCTCTAGTGCATTTGGTATGGATGCGGCATTCGGAGGAATTATAGGCGCAGCTATTTCTTGGGGAGTTAAACGTGGGATTTATTCAAACGAAGCAGGACAAGGTACTGCTCCACATGCTGCAGCTGCAGCAGAAGTCTCTCACCCTGCTAAACAAGGAATTGTTCAAGCATTCTCTGTATATGTAGATACCTTATTTGTTTGTTCTGCCACTGCGTTCATGATTCTTATCACTGGCATGTATAATGTTGCCCCAGAAGGTAAAGCGCAAATTGTCAATAACCTTGGTGATATTGAACCGGGTCCAGCCTATACGCAATCTGCTGTTGAATCAGTAATGCCAGGCTTCGGAGGACCATTTGTAGCTATTTCTCTATTCTTCTTCGCCTTCACAACTATCATGGCTTATTATTATATGGCAGAAACAAATCTTGCCTATATCAATCAAAAAACAAAGCGTTTATGGACTGAATATGTACTTAAGTTTGCGATTTTAGGAATGGTATTTTACGGAAGTATAAAGACAGCAGGACTAGCGTGGACATTAGGTGATATTGGTGTTGGAAGTATGGCTTGGCTAAATATTATCGCCATTCTCCTTTTAACAAAACCGGCGATGAAAGTACTGAAAGACTATGAAGCACAGCTTAAAGATGGAAAAGATCCTGTATTTGATCCCGTTAAATTAGGCATTGAAAATGCTGATTTCTGGGAAAAAGAATATTCCAAGCCTTTAGAAAAAAAGACTGGATGATCTTGTAAAAGGTTTAAAGGACTAACTCAATCGGGTTAGTCCCTTCTTTTTATTGTTGTGAAACTTTTCCTCCATTTTTTCGTAGTACATAATAAGAATGAAATGAGGAGTGAAAGATGTGGGTGTAACTCTTAGCAAGGGGCAGAAAGTTGATTTAACCAAATCATATCCTGGCCTTCAAAAAGTAGTTGTTGGGTTAGGTTGGAATATTAGTCAGCTTGGCTCCAATTTCGATTTAGATGCTTCAGCATTTTTACTTGGACAAACTGGCAAAGTAAACAGCGACCAAGACTTTGTTTTTTATAATAATCCCTCAGGGGGTAATGGTTCAATCATTTATAGTGGAGACAACCGCACAGGAGCTGGAGATCGTGACGACGAACAAATTAAAATAGATTTAAATCGTGTCCCTGCCCATATCCACCGCATTGCCTTTACAATAACCATTCACGATGCACAGGTGAAACGGCAAAATTTCGGACAAGTTTCTGATTCATATGTTCGTATCTTTAATGAAATGACGAATGAAGAATTAATTAGATTCAACTTGGGCAGGGATTTTACGGTAGAAACAGCTATCGTTGCTGCAGAATTGTACCGTCATAATGGTGAATGGAAATTCAATGCCATTGCAAGCGGCTTTCAAGGTGGACTAGCCGCACTTTGCAAGAACTTTGGAATTACGGTTGATGATCCTCCGATAAGTGCACCAACAGCACCACCTTCTCAGCAAACTAATACTTATTATCAACCAACAGATTCATACCAGCAAAATGATAGAAATCTCTACCAACCAAATCAAAACAATTATAATCCATACCAGCCAAACCAAGGCGTTAATCAACAGCCGATACATCTGCAGCCGGAATCATCGTATCAGCAGCCTGCATACGGATACCCGACGCAGTCATCATACCCAACGAATTCTGGAGCTTATCAAACATATGGTGGAGACGAAATTATTTGTCCACGCTGTCATTCCTCTAATGTTCGAACCGGTAAAAAAGGCTTCGGACTGGGTAAAGCAGCTATTGGCGGGTTAATCCTTGGACCAGTCGGGCTACTGGGCGGTTTCATCGGGAAAAACCAACTGAAGTTTACATGTAATAACTGTGGCAGTACATGGTCACCTTCCCAAACTGATTATGCAGAATGGGCAAACAATCAAAAAAGAAGAGCTCAAGAATTATTTAACCGCTATAAAAGCCAGGATGTTCTTGAAGCCGTTGTTGCAGCTTGTGCCTTGGTCGCTATGGCTGATGGTTATTTAGACACAGTGGAACGGCAAAAGATGTTAGAATTTGTTCATCAAAGCGAGGAATTACGAGTCTTTGATACAAATAAAGTAATTCAGAAATTTAACCTCTTTGTTTCTAAAATTGAAAATAACCGGATGATGGGACAGGCAGAAGCCTTCCGAGCCCTTGGAAAAATAAGAACAAAACCAGAAATAGCCAGATTAGTGGCACGCTATTGCATTGCGATCGGATATGCAGATGGGAATTTTGATAATAATGAAAAACAAATGGTGTCTGACATCTGTCGTGAGCTAGGATTAAACCCAGCGGAGTTTCTTTCATAATTAAAAACCCTCTATTCACTTGGAATAGAGGGTTCCGTTTTTAAAATACGTGCCGGTATGAAAAGTCTATTGGCATCCCTTAATCGAGTAAGCAGTAAAAGTAAAATTAGCGGAGATTTTCCGCTTATGCTAAGAAAAATCTTCCTTTTTCACATTTTTTGATTAAATAGACGGAATTTTTCCGTCTATTTATCAGCTCGGGTTCTTGCAGAAACCATTTACAATAGGAAAATTTTTCAATTTACCCACTTGCGCTTATTTTCTACTCTTTTAGTTAATCCTTTGGCATCTAGTCTTTCTAAAAATGGAATCATATACTTCCTGGATAATTCCAAGATATCCTTTGCTTCGCCTACTTCGAATTCAGGCCCTGTTTGACCTCGAAGGTTACGAACTGCTTCAGTAAAAATCTCTCCATGATAAGCAAATTGGTCATCTAACAATACAATTTGCTCTTGGTCATCTAAAAACTTTCTTAAATCAAAGATTAGATTTTCAGGTA
The window above is part of the Bacillus sp. SORGH_AS_0510 genome. Proteins encoded here:
- a CDS encoding response regulator transcription factor, which codes for MRLLVVEDNLSLLESIVELLSDEFEVDQATNGEDALFLAMQNIHDAIVLDVMIPEIDGFEVLQTIRKEGLKIPVLFLTARDSLEDRVKGLDSGGDDYLVKPFQAAELKARIRALLRRSGSLTTNQTIQYRGIELLGKERDIVANGEQIKLTAKQYELLEYLIQNKGAILTKEQIYDRVWGFDSDTTIAIVEVFMHHLRKKLEPSGYHSDIKTIRGVGYMLNEE
- a CDS encoding ABC transporter permease, which codes for MTLLGIFQSIKMALRSIRGNKLRSALTMLGMIIGVSSVIILVSIAQGSAKNVTSQINQLGTNLLTINTFGTDLALSEDKIDGLGKLNGVKAISPVVSGRVNVKKDKTSSQVTLTGTNAAYSIVRDTKVSAGRFITDLDIEYRQKIAVIGADTASTFFGAENPIGQYIQIEGTSFKVVGVLVSKGSSLGQSGDNVVIVPISTGQRLVKSTTINQVYLQGKSEDQMDYVMNEVERKMASIFPNKSDSYSVTNQQDLMDTMSSVTDTMTMMLGGIASISLLVGGIGIMNIMLVSVSERTKEIGIRKAIGAKRRDVLLQFLIEAVVLSGVGGVIGILAGVGIGKLLSSLLSLTVSFTSSVMILSFLFSLAVGVIFGVFPANKASKLNPIQALRYE
- a CDS encoding ABC transporter ATP-binding protein, with protein sequence MAKPIIQIKGLMKTYQLGGETVHALNKVSIDIEQGEFLAIIGPSGSGKSTLMNMLGCLDRPQSGTYLLDGRDISKMNDNQLATIRNKKIGFIFQNFNLLTKLTALENVELPLLYSGVPTKERRERALESLEKVGLKERAGHLPTQLSGGQQQRVAIARALVGNPSILLADEPTGALDSKTSKEILLIMQELNETGHTIILITHDLAIAKQAKRMVSIQDGQLQENGGDLVGNLSIY
- a CDS encoding efflux RND transporter periplasmic adaptor subunit, yielding MKKWVLLTIGILIVGFVGYQYFSTKTKSQTASAQVRTAIVQKGTLEVKISGSGTVQPVTSEDIKAKDNNNEIDEVLVSVGEEVKEGDELISFTDGSDPITATAAGIVTTIAVSAGERVTSGQVVAHVTNYKDLETVVQIDELDIPQIKKDQTVNIKINAFPDQSYTGKVTNIAEEGTSSNGVSTFDVTIHIDKPVNLKVGMSTEASILTASKKDTLYVPLDAIHSSNNEKYVLLTSASDNSQSNGGTEQQMVKTGLANEDYVEITEGLKEGQVVQLPQLATGTSSNNTRGFMQGGGFGGGNMGGMGGFNRSGGRQGQFSGRTGN
- a CDS encoding MarR family winged helix-turn-helix transcriptional regulator, which gives rise to MDNKTVQELIDRYVTLSFQVHKKAESLIKGQIGNELTNDQHYILRYINQSKECTSSELADAFEVNKSAITAIINRMVERGLIQRTRDENDRRVVYLTLTVAGESLFQDCQEKVRLLVESIITQFDETEIVNFVNTYEKLAAILTNKKKEELGE
- a CDS encoding MMPL family transporter, whose protein sequence is MNAIIKGKWFILVAWIAVIATLFTVAPNMEGLVREKGQISVPEGYSSTIAEKILRDVQSSENKGRDLQTALVFHSEKKLTKKDFLNAEKAVNILEKNKEELGITEILSHFKQEQLKDQLVSKDGKTILVSVKVTANNRDAKEISKDLYDAIEQIKLEHYYTGNWVISEDLVTNSQEGLKKTEGITVGFILIVLLLVFRSVIAPIIPLVTVGFSYLTAQSIVALLVDKVDFPLSTFTQIFLVAVLFGIGTDYCILLLSRFKEEMAEGKDVKEAIITTYRTAGKTVFFSGIAVMIGFASIGLSTFQLYKSAAAVAVGVAILLIALVTVVPFFMAVLGKKLFWPSKGKLEHGESKFWGVMGKFALARPLIAFILVALISVPFLFTYDDQLSFNSLEEISDDYPSIKGFNIIADSFGPGESMPTQIVIKNDDQMNTTEYIAITEKISQELKKVNDVNTVRSVTRPTGSPIDDFYISKQVVSLEDGLGQSNEGIKKISNGLEEAVSQMSSNQPKMKEATDGLNTLIKGTNDLKTGVGTIKEKLTVMQKGLSDGSLKVSEARDGLSKIKAGAESVLDGGQQLLQGYKDTNTGLVALKENYNTIAVNVEDLHQNLLVMDQYFSGLEQEYPTINQNQNYQSIKEAIKGNSNSPGAQRITEQLSGNIKYLNSQLGTAQEGINKVNFQFEKLLAGQEELIKGLEVFVNRIGELETGLSEAANGSGRIINEGLSPVSKGLDALKNGQEQFLTGFQDINSQISDLSDGLSQGADGLNQVYNGLNSAQNYLSDVSKQKQNGFYIPQDVLNSKDFEQALDAYMSNDRKVMTIDVVFNKNPYSNEAIDRIPEIKQAVKRAVKETKLENAKVAVGGVSSMHHDLDTISEADYSRTVVLMLVGISIILIILLRSLIMPLYLIGSLVLTYFTSMAISETIFVNWLGYTGISWAVPFFAFVILVALGIDYSIFLMDRFNEYRDMPVQQAILLSMKKMGTVIISAAIILGGTFAAMMPSGVLSLLEIATILLIGLALYSLVVLPLFVPVMVRTFGEANWWPFVKK
- a CDS encoding sodium:alanine symporter family protein → MEQFVNWLSGIIWSPALIYLCLGVGLFYSFATRFLQVRHMKDIIPLMFKGGKSEAGISSFQALTLALSGRVGTGNIAGVATAIAFGGPGAVFWMWAIAFLGAGSAFVEAALGQVYKVKHNGQFRGGTAFYIEKGLKMKWYAVLFAIVTVIATGVLLPGVQANSIAASVDNAFGISPAITGGVIVVFLATIIFGGVKRIARVAELVVPFMALGYILVALIIVAMNISELPGVLRLIFSSAFGMDAAFGGIIGAAISWGVKRGIYSNEAGQGTAPHAAAAAEVSHPAKQGIVQAFSVYVDTLFVCSATAFMILITGMYNVAPEGKAQIVNNLGDIEPGPAYTQSAVESVMPGFGGPFVAISLFFFAFTTIMAYYYMAETNLAYINQKTKRLWTEYVLKFAILGMVFYGSIKTAGLAWTLGDIGVGSMAWLNIIAILLLTKPAMKVLKDYEAQLKDGKDPVFDPVKLGIENADFWEKEYSKPLEKKTG
- a CDS encoding TerD family protein, whose protein sequence is MGVTLSKGQKVDLTKSYPGLQKVVVGLGWNISQLGSNFDLDASAFLLGQTGKVNSDQDFVFYNNPSGGNGSIIYSGDNRTGAGDRDDEQIKIDLNRVPAHIHRIAFTITIHDAQVKRQNFGQVSDSYVRIFNEMTNEELIRFNLGRDFTVETAIVAAELYRHNGEWKFNAIASGFQGGLAALCKNFGITVDDPPISAPTAPPSQQTNTYYQPTDSYQQNDRNLYQPNQNNYNPYQPNQGVNQQPIHLQPESSYQQPAYGYPTQSSYPTNSGAYQTYGGDEIICPRCHSSNVRTGKKGFGLGKAAIGGLILGPVGLLGGFIGKNQLKFTCNNCGSTWSPSQTDYAEWANNQKRRAQELFNRYKSQDVLEAVVAACALVAMADGYLDTVERQKMLEFVHQSEELRVFDTNKVIQKFNLFVSKIENNRMMGQAEAFRALGKIRTKPEIARLVARYCIAIGYADGNFDNNEKQMVSDICRELGLNPAEFLS